One genomic segment of Oncorhynchus nerka isolate Pitt River linkage group LG16, Oner_Uvic_2.0, whole genome shotgun sequence includes these proteins:
- the LOC115143915 gene encoding inhibitor of nuclear factor kappa-B kinase subunit alpha-like gives MDKPPFRQNQNCGNWELKERLGMGGFAHVYLYQHHDTSEKIAVKMCRLELTARNKDRWSREIQIMKKLSNLNVVTARDVPEEMKHIALNDLPLLAMEYCSKGDLRKMLSKPENCCGLKESEVLSLLNDVGSGIQYLHENKIIHRDLKPENIVLQEVNGKLVHKIIDLGYAKDLDQGSLCTSFVGTLQYLAPELFENKPYTVTVDYWSFGTMIFECSCGFRPFLHNLQPVQWASKVRNKGPKDIMAVEELNGEVRFSTHLPYPNNLSRTLLEPMEMLLQLMLKWDPVQRGGKTNADSKKPLCFEVLEQILCMRVVHILNMTTAQVHSFQLAPDESLHSLQRRIETETKIELVNQELLQETGVSLDPRKPAAQCVLEGVRGWDSYIIYLFDKSLTKYSGPFSARQLPDKVNTIVREAKSQLPLVVLKKVWGEAVSYICGLKDDYSRLFQGQRAAMLSLLRYNTNLTRCKNGMFAFSQQLKAKLDFFKSSIQYDLEKYSDQMHYGISSEKMLKAWQENEEKAAAYAQVAEVSHLDEEIMSLHSEIVELQRSPYARRQGDIMEQLEDKAIELYKQLKMKCRTPDPGVSSDSSEMVKAIIQTVQNQDKVLRDLYTHLSKILLSKQKIIDLFPRIEKTLENIKDADNTVMQMQIKRQREFWHLLKIACAQNSARNSIAASPESSNPLQVSQWAQSAQPISSPHPLTSLPGPNDSDAAPRLLQENQKYLSQLTSLMQEAADEQSKSVVDQDWSWTKYETSTKLQKRNV, from the exons GTTGAGTAATCTCAATGTAGTGACAGCCAGAGACGTGCCAGAGGAGATGAAGCACATTGCCTTAAACGATCTTCCACTGCTGGCCATGGAGTACTGTTCCAAGGGAGACCTCAGAAAG ATGCTGAGTAAGCCTGAAAATTGCTGTGGACTGAAAGAAAGTGAAGTACTTTCCCTGCTCAATGACGTTG GTTCAGGCATCCAGTATTTGCATGAAAACAAGATCATACACAGAGACCTTAAACCAGAAAACATAGTGCTCCAGGAAGTCAATGGAAAG TTGGTTCACAAAATTATAGACTTGGGCTATGCCAAAGACTTGGACCAGGGGAGTCTGTGCACTTCATTTGTGGGAACACTGCAATACCTG GCCCCTGAATTATTTGAGAATAAGCCTTACACTGTCACAGTGGACTACTGGAGTTTTGGCACAATGATATTTGAATGCAGTTGTGGGTTCCGGCCTTTTCTGCACAATCTTCAGCCTGTCCAGTG GGCCAGCAAAGTGCGGAACAAAGGTCCCAAAGACATCATGGCTGTGGAGGAATTGAATGGGGAAGTCAGATTCTCCACACATTTACCATACCCCAACAATCTGAGCAG GACACTCCTGGAGCCCATGGAGATGCTGCTGCAGCTGATGCTGAAATGGGACCCTGTCCAGAGAGGAGGCAAGACTAACGCTGACAGCAAGAAACCCCTGTGCTTTGAAGTGCTGGAACAGATATTATGCATGAGG GTTGTCCACATCCTGAACATGACCACGGCCCAGGTCCACTCATTCCAGCTGGCCCCAGATGAGAGCCTCCATAGCCTGCAGCGCCGCATCGAGACTGAGACCAAGATCGAGTTGGTCAACCAGGAGCTGCTGCAGGAGACAGGGGTGtcgctggaccccaggaagccCGCAGCCCAGTGTGTCCTCGAGGGGGTG CGAGGCTGGGACAGTTACATAATCTATTTGTTTGACAAGAGTCTCACCAAGTACTCTGGTCCCTTCAGTGCTAGACAGCTGCCTGATAAAGTCAACACTATTG TGCGGGAGGCTAAGTCCCAGCTGCCCCTGGTGGTGCTGAAGAAGGTGTGGGGCGAGGCGGTGAGCTACATCTGTGGGTTGAAGGACGACTACAGTAGACTGTTCCAGGGCCAGAGAGCTGCCAT gCTGAGCCTCCTGCGCTACAACACCAACCTGACCCGGTGCAAGAACGGCATGTTTGCCTTCTCCCAGCAGCTGAAGGCCAAGCTGGACTTCTTCAAGAGCAGTATCCAGTACGACCTGGAGAAGTACAGCGATCAGATGCACTATGGGATCT CCTCTGAGAAGATGCTGAAAGCTTGGCAGGAGAATGAGGAGAAGGCGGCTGCATATGCACAG GTGGCCGAGGTGAGCCACCTGGACGAGGAAATCATGTCGTTACACTCAGAGATCGTGGAGCTGCAGAGAAGTCCCTACGCTCGTCGCCAAGGAGACATCATGGAGCAGCT GGAGGACAAGGCGATTGAACTCTACAAACAACTAAAAATGAAATGCCGAA CGCCTGACCCTGGTGTGAGCAGTGACAGCTCAGAGATGGTTAAAGCCATTATACAGACTGTCCAGAACCAGGACAAGGTCCTGagagacctttacacacacctcag TAAGATCTTATTGAGCAAGCAGAAGATCATTGACCTGTTCCCGCGCATCGAGAAGACACTGGAGAACATCAAGGATGCCGACAACACCGTGATGCAGATGCAgattaagagacagagagagttctgGCACCTATTGAAGATTGCCTGT GCTCAGAATTCTGCAAGGAACTCGATAGCAGCCAGCCCAGAGTCGTCCAACCCTCTGCAGGTGTCCCAGTGGGCCCAGTCTGCCCAGCCCATCAGCTCCCCTCACCCACTCACCTCCCTACCTGGACCCAATGACAG tgaTGCTGCCCCACGACTGCTTCAGGAGAACCAGAAGTACCTCAGTCAGCTGACCAGCCTGATGCAAGAAGCTGCTGACGAGCAGTCCAAAAGCGTAGTG gaccaAGATTGGAGCTGGACTAAATATGAAACGTCTACAAAACTGCAAAAACGAAATGTGTGA